GTCGACTCTGAGGGCTTCCGCCGGCTGATGGCCGACCAGCGGTCTCGGGCGAAGGCTGACGCGCAGGCGCGCAAGACGGGCCACACCGACCTTTCGTCGTACCGCGGGGTGCTCGACGAGGGCGGCCCGGTCACCTTCACCGGTTACCACGAGGTCGCCCGCGAGGCGACGGTGCGGGCGGTGCTCGGCACCGACGGTCCGCGCCGGGCGGCGGTCGAGGGGGACACGGTCGAGCTGGTGCTCGACGTCACCCCGTTCTACGCCGAGGGCGGTGGCCAGCAGCCCGACCTTGGCATGATCACCGTGGCTGGTGGCCAGGTCGAGGTCCTCGACGTGCAGCAGCCCGTGCCGGGGCTGATCGTGCACCGGGCCCGGGTGCTCCGGGGCGAGGTGCGTACCGGCGAGGCTGGCTTCGCCGAGATCGACACCAGTCGCCGGCGGGCGATCTCCAGGTCGCACACCGCGACCCACCTGGTGCACCAGACCATGCGCAACGTCCTCGGCGAGTCCGCCACCCAGGCCGGCTCGCTGAACGCGCCGGGCCGGCTCCGGTTCGACTTCAACACCCCGACCGGGGTGGCGCCGAGCGTGCTGCGTGACGTCGAGCAGCAGGTCAACGAGGTGCTCCTGGCCGACCTGGAGGTGCACGCGTTCGTCACCTCGCTGGCGGAGGCGCGGCGGATCGGCGCGATGGCGCTGTTCGGCGAGAAGTACGGTGAGCAGGTGCGGGTGGTGGAGGTCGGCGACTACGCCCGGGAGCTGTGCGGCGGCACCCACGTGGCCCGGTCGGGCCAGCTCGGCCTGGTGAAGATCCTGTCCGAGTCGTCCATCGGGTCCGGTGTCCGCCGGGTCGAGGCACTGGTCGGGATGGACGCGTTCGACTTCCTTGCCCGCGAGCATCTGCTGGTCTCCCGCCTGGCCGAGCTGTATCGGGTGCCCAGCGACCAGGTGGCCGACCGGGTCGAGCAGACGGTGAGCCAGCTGCGCGACGCCGAGAAGGAGTTGGAGAAGCTGCGGGCCCAGCTGGTGCTCGGCGGGGCGGCGGCGTTCGCGGCGCAGGCCAGGGACGTGCGCGGAATCGCGTACGTCGGCACCGAGGCCCCGGAGGGCGCGGCTGGCAACGACGTGCGGACCCTCGCCCAGGAGATCCGCGGCAAGATCGACCCGGTGCGGCCGGCCGTGGTCGCGGTGGCCGCGCGGGCCAACGGCAAGGCGTCGCTGGTGGTGGCGGTCAACCCGGCGGCCCGTAGCCGTGGCCTGTCGGCGGCCGACCTCGTCAAGGCGGCCCTCTCCGGCCGTGGCGGGGGCAGCCCCGACCTGGCCCAGGGCGGCGGGCTGCCGGCTGCGGAAGCCGCCAACCTGCTGCTCACCGTCGAGAAGGCGGTCGCCGAGACGTGAGGCGTCGACCGTGGGTGGCCAGGGCGGACCATGTGGTCCGCCCTGGCCCGTTCCGACCCGGGGGTTACAGTCGGTGACTGAACTGTCCCGAGGAGTCCGGCTTGGCGTGGACGTCGGTCAGGTCCGGGTGGGGGTGGCCCGGTCGGATCCGCACGGTGTGCTGGCCACGCCGCTGGTCACGCTGGCCCGTGACCGCACCGCGGCACCCGACGCGGTTCCCAGTGACATCGCAGAGTTGGCCGCACTGGTCGTGGAACACGAAGCGGTCGAGGTCGTCGTCGGGCTTCCGGTGACCCTTGCCGGAAAGCAGGGTCCGGCCGCTGTCCACGCAACGGCGTATGCCGCCCGGTTGGGCGATGTCATTGCGCCCGTGCCGGTGACGCTCTCCGACGAGAGGATGTCCACCGTCGTGGCGTCTCGTAGGCTTGCGGAGCGTGGTGTCCGGGGACGACGACAGCGTGCGGTGGTCGACCAGGTCGCTGCGGTGGAGATTCTGCAGAGCTGGCTGGATGGGCAGCGGAGGCGGACAGGATGATCGACGATCTGGACCTCGGGTTCGATGAGCGGGAACGGGGGGAGAAGGGCCGGCATCGGCGCAGCTACGTCCGCAAGCGCAAGGGTGGGTCGGGCGGTGGGCGCGGCAAGACCGTCCTGGCCCTGCTGCTGGCCCTCGTTTTGCTCGGCGGCATCGGAGGTGGCGCTTTCTACGGCTTCGAGCGGATCCAGAGCTACCTCGTCACGCCCGACTACGCCGGCACCGGCACGGGCGAGGTGAACGTCGAGATCAAGCAGGGCGCTCTGATCGCCGACATGGCGGTCGCGCTCTACGACGCGGACGTGGTGCGGAGCACCAAGGCGTTCGTCGAGGCGGCGGAGGACGACCCTCTCAGTACGAACATCCAGCCGGGCGTGTACAAGCTGCGCAGGCAGATGAGCGGCGAGAGCGCCGTCGCTGCGCTGCTGGACTTGACGAACAAGGTCACCAACACGGTCACCATCCCCGAGGGGCGCACCGCCAAGAACGTCTACCGGTTGCTCTCCGAGAAGACCAAGATCCCGGTCGGGGATTTCGAGGCCGCGGCGAAGGATCCAGTCGCGCTCGGCGTGCCGGACTGGTGGTTCAACCGGGACGACGGCAAGAAGTCGGCGAAGTCTGTCGAGGGTTTCCTCTACCCGGACACGTACGAGGTCCCACCCACTCCGACGGCTGAGGGCATGCTCTCACTGATGGTGGAGAACTTCCTCGCCG
The sequence above is a segment of the Micromonospora sp. WMMA1363 genome. Coding sequences within it:
- the alaS gene encoding alanine--tRNA ligase, producing the protein MKTAEIKRRYLAHFEANGHAVVPSAPLPAISDPNLLFVNAGMVQFVPYFLGQQTPSYRRAVSVQKCIRTPDIDEVGKTSRHGTFFQMNGNFSFGDYFKDGAIPLAWDLVTKPTEAGGFGLNPERIWPTVYLDDDEAYEIWRSVGVPAERIVRRGKVDNFWSMGIPGPCGPCSELFYDRGPEYGREGGPAVDEDRYMEFWNLVFMQYERGPGTGKEDYPILGELPAKNIDTGMGLERMASILQGVDNLYEIDEVRPILARAAELTGRRYGARSGHVASESHPDDVRLRVIADHVRTALMLIGDGVTPSNEGRGYVLRRIMRRAIRAVRLLGWQDRALPELLPVARDCMAPSYPELATDFDRISQYAYAEEDAFLATLRAGTTILDTAIAETRTAGKAAITGEQAFQLHDTYGFPIDLTLEIAAEQGLQVDSEGFRRLMADQRSRAKADAQARKTGHTDLSSYRGVLDEGGPVTFTGYHEVAREATVRAVLGTDGPRRAAVEGDTVELVLDVTPFYAEGGGQQPDLGMITVAGGQVEVLDVQQPVPGLIVHRARVLRGEVRTGEAGFAEIDTSRRRAISRSHTATHLVHQTMRNVLGESATQAGSLNAPGRLRFDFNTPTGVAPSVLRDVEQQVNEVLLADLEVHAFVTSLAEARRIGAMALFGEKYGEQVRVVEVGDYARELCGGTHVARSGQLGLVKILSESSIGSGVRRVEALVGMDAFDFLAREHLLVSRLAELYRVPSDQVADRVEQTVSQLRDAEKELEKLRAQLVLGGAAAFAAQARDVRGIAYVGTEAPEGAAGNDVRTLAQEIRGKIDPVRPAVVAVAARANGKASLVVAVNPAARSRGLSAADLVKAALSGRGGGSPDLAQGGGLPAAEAANLLLTVEKAVAET
- the ruvX gene encoding Holliday junction resolvase RuvX; this encodes MTELSRGVRLGVDVGQVRVGVARSDPHGVLATPLVTLARDRTAAPDAVPSDIAELAALVVEHEAVEVVVGLPVTLAGKQGPAAVHATAYAARLGDVIAPVPVTLSDERMSTVVASRRLAERGVRGRRQRAVVDQVAAVEILQSWLDGQRRRTG
- the mltG gene encoding endolytic transglycosylase MltG, producing MIDDLDLGFDERERGEKGRHRRSYVRKRKGGSGGGRGKTVLALLLALVLLGGIGGGAFYGFERIQSYLVTPDYAGTGTGEVNVEIKQGALIADMAVALYDADVVRSTKAFVEAAEDDPLSTNIQPGVYKLRRQMSGESAVAALLDLTNKVTNTVTIPEGRTAKNVYRLLSEKTKIPVGDFEAAAKDPVALGVPDWWFNRDDGKKSAKSVEGFLYPDTYEVPPTPTAEGMLSLMVENFLAVADEIQFADRVQKERKISPYEALIVASLAQAEAGNADDLGKIARVAYNRVYSGTFPCDCLQFDVSVNYYWELTGKETKASKDMTRAELYDAENPYSTHAQAGLTPTPINNPGKQAMEGAMNPPEGKWLFFVAIDKEGHSAFAVTDAEHNRNIEKAKENGVL